Proteins encoded by one window of Blautia argi:
- a CDS encoding cache domain-containing sensor histidine kinase has product MKNKYFRQLKKFKPREIQSTIMIAFSVVSISIMLILGIVLYLRFSNSAREETIESTQKLMEQTGENLEDYLVSMRQISDAVYYNVIKENDFDRNRQDIQRGMNLLYEANKDNLRSIAIYNNYGSLIAAEPVAAQKEDPDVTSQNWYQQAVEEMENMHFSTPHIQNLFNDTTYRYYWVISLSRAVELTNQGGAQTGVLLVDMDFSSISRMMNQINDINNGQYYYLCDSEGEIIYHPRQIQISDGIYEENSRAAASYKDGVYEDAFKGENRKLVVNTISYTGWKLIGVIPYSTFNRGMVNIRYFIAMLMLLMAMMLVVINRVVSLRISSPILKLNHSVREYEAGKKPEIYIGGSQEIRHLGYSIQKSYEQIDKLMKEIVLEQNERRKSELDALQSQIHPHFLYNTLESITWTIEAERNDEAVFMISQLAKLFRISLSKGRTVISIKDELQHAQSYMNLQKIRYKNSFSVTFDVPEELYSYCTVKLILQPILENAISYGVSSMEDCGEIRVTGSLKEGKILLSVIDNGIGMSEEEVALVLTDSNRIHKHGSGVGLVNVNSRIQILFGKEYGLLVESEPDEGTSVSICIPAVPYTEENRKNLEMGYLAGGEE; this is encoded by the coding sequence GTGAAGAATAAGTATTTTCGACAATTAAAAAAATTTAAACCAAGAGAAATTCAGTCCACAATTATGATTGCCTTTTCCGTAGTTTCTATTTCCATTATGCTGATTCTGGGAATTGTTTTGTACCTGAGGTTTTCCAACTCGGCCAGGGAAGAAACCATAGAAAGTACACAAAAGCTCATGGAACAGACAGGGGAAAATCTGGAGGATTATCTGGTAAGTATGCGGCAAATTTCTGATGCAGTGTATTATAATGTTATCAAAGAAAATGATTTTGACAGAAACAGGCAGGATATCCAAAGAGGTATGAATCTTTTGTATGAGGCAAATAAGGACAATTTAAGAAGTATTGCTATTTATAATAATTACGGAAGTCTTATCGCAGCAGAGCCTGTAGCAGCTCAGAAGGAGGATCCGGACGTAACAAGTCAGAACTGGTATCAGCAGGCAGTGGAGGAAATGGAGAATATGCATTTTTCCACACCTCATATCCAGAATCTGTTTAATGATACTACCTATCGTTATTATTGGGTGATTTCTCTGAGCAGAGCCGTGGAGCTTACCAATCAGGGAGGAGCACAGACCGGGGTGTTGCTGGTAGATATGGATTTTTCCAGTATTTCCAGAATGATGAACCAGATTAATGATATAAATAACGGACAGTATTATTATCTGTGTGACAGCGAGGGGGAAATTATTTACCACCCCAGACAGATACAGATCAGTGATGGAATTTATGAGGAAAACAGCAGGGCGGCAGCTTCCTATAAAGATGGGGTTTACGAAGATGCTTTTAAAGGAGAAAACAGAAAACTGGTTGTGAATACCATCAGTTATACAGGCTGGAAGCTTATCGGGGTAATTCCCTATTCTACATTTAATCGTGGTATGGTAAATATCCGCTATTTTATTGCCATGCTTATGCTTTTGATGGCTATGATGCTGGTGGTGATTAACCGGGTGGTATCCCTTAGAATTTCCAGCCCGATTTTGAAGCTGAATCATTCTGTAAGAGAATACGAGGCCGGGAAAAAACCGGAAATTTATATCGGTGGTTCGCAGGAAATCCGCCATCTGGGATATTCTATACAAAAATCTTATGAGCAGATAGACAAACTGATGAAGGAAATTGTGCTGGAACAAAATGAAAGAAGAAAAAGCGAGCTGGATGCGCTGCAGAGCCAGATACACCCTCATTTTTTGTATAATACCCTGGAATCCATTACCTGGACAATAGAGGCAGAGAGAAATGATGAGGCAGTGTTTATGATTTCTCAGCTTGCAAAGCTGTTCCGCATCAGTCTTTCTAAAGGACGGACTGTTATCAGTATCAAGGATGAACTGCAGCATGCACAAAGCTATATGAATCTGCAGAAAATCAGATATAAAAATTCTTTTTCCGTAACTTTTGATGTACCGGAGGAATTGTATTCCTATTGTACTGTGAAGCTGATTCTTCAGCCGATTTTGGAAAATGCCATCAGTTATGGAGTCAGCAGTATGGAGGACTGCGGAGAAATCCGGGTGACAGGAAGTTTAAAGGAAGGAAAGATTCTGCTTTCCGTTATAGATAATGGAATTGGTATGTCCGAGGAAGAGGTCGCCCTTGTGCTGACAGACAGCAATCGGATTCATAAGCATGGTTCCGGCGTGGGGCTTGTGAATGTCAACAGTCGGATACAGATACTCTTTGGAAAAGAGTATGGGCTGCTTGTGGAAAGCGAGCCAGATGAGGGAACCAGTGTTTCAATCTGTATTCCGGCAGTGCCGTATACAGAAGAGAATCGTAAGAATTTGGAAATGGGATATCTTGCAGGTGGAGAGGAATAG
- a CDS encoding galactose ABC transporter substrate-binding protein has protein sequence MKKKKFMMTAVPVLASILLGGCKEPPSDTPQRLHAGVAYYNQSDTFLSEVIGCFKEDLKELENENLETAVTIRDAAGQQKTQNDQVKELLDEGCNVLCVNLVDRADPSEIIDLAREHEVPIIFFNREPVAEDLQQWDKLYYVGAEAEQSGRLQGELAAELVKENSSLDKNRDGKIQYVVLEGEAGHQDAIIRTENAVNTLKESGIEVEKLSCQIANWNRAQAQNRMEQMLGEYQNKIELVLANNDDMALGAIDAYKKLNYTSSALPVFLGIDGTDVGLKAVKEGCLQGTVYNDKEGQAEAMAKLSAALITGEGMEELSFQNEKYVYLPYYKVTSENAEEFQGKALE, from the coding sequence ATGAAAAAAAAGAAATTCATGATGACAGCAGTGCCGGTTTTGGCGAGTATCCTGCTTGGGGGCTGTAAAGAGCCTCCCTCTGATACACCCCAAAGACTTCATGCAGGGGTTGCCTATTATAATCAGAGTGATACGTTCTTAAGTGAGGTTATCGGGTGCTTTAAAGAGGACTTAAAGGAGCTGGAAAACGAAAATCTGGAAACAGCAGTGACAATTCGGGACGCAGCAGGACAGCAGAAAACCCAGAATGATCAGGTAAAGGAGCTTTTGGACGAGGGTTGTAATGTACTGTGCGTGAATCTGGTAGACCGGGCAGATCCCTCAGAGATTATTGACCTTGCCAGAGAGCATGAGGTGCCGATTATTTTTTTCAACAGAGAGCCTGTGGCAGAGGATTTACAGCAATGGGATAAGCTGTATTATGTGGGGGCAGAGGCAGAACAGTCCGGCAGGCTGCAGGGAGAGCTGGCAGCGGAACTGGTAAAAGAGAACAGCAGTCTGGATAAAAACCGGGACGGAAAAATTCAATATGTGGTGCTGGAAGGAGAGGCAGGACATCAGGATGCCATTATCCGCACGGAAAATGCAGTGAATACCTTAAAGGAAAGCGGCATCGAGGTGGAAAAATTGAGCTGTCAGATTGCAAACTGGAACCGTGCGCAGGCACAGAACCGCATGGAGCAGATGTTGGGAGAATATCAGAATAAAATAGAGCTTGTCCTGGCAAATAATGACGATATGGCTCTGGGGGCTATTGATGCGTATAAGAAGCTGAACTATACTTCGTCTGCTCTTCCTGTGTTTCTGGGAATTGACGGTACTGATGTAGGACTGAAAGCAGTAAAAGAAGGGTGTTTGCAGGGAACGGTATATAATGACAAAGAGGGACAGGCAGAAGCAATGGCAAAGCTCTCTGCAGCTCTTATTACCGGAGAAGGAATGGAAGAGCTTTCGTTTCAAAATGAAAAATATGTGTACCTGCCCTATTACAAAGTAACCAGTGAAAATGCAGAAGAATTCCAGGGAAAAGCTCTGGAATAG
- a CDS encoding galactose/methyl galactoside ABC transporter permease MglC: MANENSNILTAEQEMKLRQPIEDYVGKIQKKVDKLRVDGTDKVVEIQNLMDSIKRDRTLTKGEKESRLAKCKTELEAAKAVEAKNKDEVSKLITDAENYLKEHFDKDYYQAVKASCAAEKAAAKARHQQKVAELEKEHKATMAKLSDHQEIKDENYVYKNRIFDAKMTMEKEFQEAKDRRHAAFSYRYHLIDLLRMSKFTFMENSAQKWENYKYTFNRRSFLLQNGLYIAILLIFIALCIITPIVKGAPLLTYNNVLNILQQASPRMFLALGVAALILLAGTDLSIGRMVGMGMTAATIIMHQGVNTGGVFGHIFDFTGMPIIGRVILALVVCVVLCTFFTTIAGFFTAKFKMHPFISTMANMLVIFGLVTYATKGVSFGAIEATIPNMIIPKVNGFPTIILWAVAAIAIVWFIWNKTTFGKNLYAVGGNPEAAAVSGISVFAVTVGAFVMAGVLYGFGSWLECIRMVGSGSAAYGQGWEMDAIAACVVGGVSFTGGIGKISGVVVGVFIFTALTYSLTILGIDTNLQFVFSGIIILVAVTLDCLKYVQKK, translated from the coding sequence ATGGCAAACGAGAATAGTAATATCCTTACGGCAGAGCAGGAAATGAAGCTGCGTCAGCCGATTGAGGATTATGTTGGTAAAATTCAGAAAAAAGTAGACAAGTTGAGAGTAGACGGTACAGATAAGGTTGTGGAAATCCAGAATCTTATGGACAGCATTAAGAGAGATCGTACTCTTACAAAGGGCGAAAAAGAAAGCAGACTTGCAAAATGCAAGACAGAGCTGGAAGCAGCAAAGGCAGTAGAAGCAAAGAACAAAGATGAAGTTTCCAAGCTGATTACAGATGCAGAGAATTATTTGAAAGAACACTTTGATAAGGATTATTATCAGGCTGTAAAAGCAAGCTGCGCTGCAGAAAAAGCAGCCGCAAAAGCCCGTCATCAGCAGAAAGTAGCGGAGTTGGAAAAAGAACATAAAGCTACTATGGCAAAGCTTTCCGATCATCAGGAAATCAAAGATGAAAATTATGTATACAAAAACAGAATCTTTGATGCTAAGATGACAATGGAAAAAGAGTTCCAGGAAGCAAAAGACAGAAGACATGCAGCATTTTCTTACAGATACCATTTGATTGATTTGCTGCGTATGTCCAAGTTTACTTTCATGGAAAACAGCGCACAGAAATGGGAAAACTACAAATATACTTTTAACCGCAGAAGTTTCCTTCTGCAGAATGGTTTGTATATTGCCATTTTGCTCATATTTATTGCATTGTGTATTATTACACCGATTGTAAAGGGAGCGCCGCTTCTGACTTATAACAATGTATTGAACATTCTCCAGCAGGCATCACCGCGTATGTTCCTGGCTCTTGGCGTAGCTGCATTAATCCTGTTAGCAGGTACAGACCTTTCCATTGGTCGTATGGTTGGTATGGGTATGACAGCGGCAACCATTATTATGCACCAGGGTGTGAATACAGGTGGTGTATTTGGACACATCTTTGATTTCACAGGTATGCCGATTATTGGAAGAGTGATTCTGGCTCTGGTAGTTTGTGTTGTACTTTGTACCTTCTTTACAACGATTGCCGGTTTCTTTACCGCAAAGTTTAAAATGCACCCATTTATTTCTACCATGGCAAACATGCTGGTAATTTTTGGCCTTGTTACATATGCAACGAAAGGTGTATCCTTTGGTGCCATTGAAGCTACTATTCCAAACATGATTATTCCTAAGGTAAACGGCTTCCCAACTATTATTCTCTGGGCAGTTGCAGCAATTGCCATTGTATGGTTTATCTGGAACAAAACAACCTTTGGTAAAAACCTGTATGCAGTAGGCGGAAACCCAGAAGCAGCAGCAGTATCCGGTATCTCTGTATTCGCTGTAACTGTAGGCGCTTTTGTTATGGCAGGTGTTCTTTACGGATTTGGTTCCTGGCTGGAATGTATCCGAATGGTAGGTTCCGGTTCCGCAGCTTATGGACAGGGCTGGGAAATGGATGCAATCGCAGCCTGTGTAGTAGGTGGTGTATCCTTTACAGGTGGTATTGGTAAAATCTCAGGCGTAGTAGTTGGTGTATTTATCTTTACAGCACTTACCTATTCTCTGACAATCCTTGGTATTGATACAAACCTGCAGTTTGTATTCTCAGGTATCATTATCCTGGTAGCCGTTACTCTGGACTGTCTGAAATATGTTCAGAAGAAATAA
- a CDS encoding substrate-binding domain-containing protein, which produces MKRKLAVLTMAAVLGLSAVACGSEPAENDGAKTEDTAKTEDTAKDDAKGSDVANKDKPLVWFNRQPSNSSTGELDKAALSFNDDTYYVGFDANQGAELQGTMVKDYIEANIDKIDRNGDGTIGYVLAIGDIGHNDSIARTRGVRKALGTGIEKDGEINSEPVGTNTDGSAKAVKDGSIEAGGKTYKIRELASQEMKNSAGATWDAATAGNAIGTWSSSFGKEIDVVVSNNDGMGMSMFNAWSKENKVPTFGYDANNDAVAAIAEGYGGTISQHADVQAYLTLRVLRNALDGVDVDTGIGTADEAGNVLSDDVYVYKDDERSYYALNVAVTAENYQEFTDSTKVYEPVSNQLDESKSPKKKVWLDIYNAADNFLSSTYQPLLQNYDDLLNLDVEYIGGDGQTESNITNRLGNPDQYDAFAINMVKTDNAASYTALLQ; this is translated from the coding sequence ATGAAAAGAAAATTAGCAGTATTGACAATGGCAGCTGTTTTAGGACTTTCAGCAGTAGCTTGTGGTTCTGAACCGGCAGAGAACGATGGAGCAAAAACAGAGGATACAGCAAAAACAGAGGATACGGCAAAAGATGATGCAAAAGGATCTGATGTAGCAAACAAGGACAAACCTCTGGTATGGTTCAACCGTCAGCCGTCCAACAGCTCTACAGGAGAACTGGACAAGGCAGCTCTTTCCTTCAATGATGATACTTATTATGTAGGATTTGATGCAAACCAGGGTGCTGAATTACAGGGAACTATGGTAAAAGATTACATCGAAGCAAACATTGATAAAATTGACCGCAACGGCGATGGAACAATCGGATATGTTCTGGCAATCGGCGATATCGGACATAACGATTCTATTGCCCGTACAAGAGGTGTTCGTAAAGCTCTTGGCACAGGCATAGAAAAAGATGGAGAAATCAACAGCGAACCAGTTGGAACAAACACAGACGGTTCTGCAAAAGCAGTAAAAGACGGTTCTATTGAAGCAGGCGGAAAGACATACAAAATCCGTGAGTTGGCTTCTCAGGAAATGAAAAACTCTGCAGGAGCTACCTGGGACGCAGCTACGGCAGGTAACGCAATCGGAACATGGTCTTCTTCCTTTGGTAAAGAAATTGATGTAGTAGTTTCCAATAACGATGGTATGGGAATGTCTATGTTTAACGCATGGTCAAAAGAAAATAAAGTTCCAACTTTCGGATATGATGCAAACAACGATGCAGTAGCAGCTATTGCAGAGGGATACGGCGGAACAATCAGCCAGCATGCTGACGTACAGGCTTACCTGACACTTCGTGTTCTTCGTAACGCTTTAGATGGTGTAGATGTTGATACAGGTATCGGAACAGCCGATGAGGCAGGAAATGTTTTAAGTGATGACGTATATGTATACAAAGATGACGAACGTTCTTACTACGCATTAAACGTAGCAGTAACTGCTGAGAACTATCAGGAATTTACAGACTCCACAAAAGTATATGAGCCTGTATCTAACCAGTTAGACGAAAGCAAATCTCCGAAAAAGAAAGTATGGCTTGACATCTACAATGCTGCTGATAACTTCTTAAGCTCTACATATCAGCCATTACTTCAGAACTATGATGACCTTCTGAACTTAGATGTTGAATACATCGGTGGTGACGGACAGACAGAATCCAACATCACAAACCGTCTTGGAAATCCGGATCAGTATGATGCATTCGCAATCAACATGGTTAAAACAGACAATGCAGCTTCTTATACAGCATTACTGCAGTAA
- a CDS encoding sugar ABC transporter ATP-binding protein, with translation MADKKDEVVLSIRNMSKSFGRNRVLDHINLDVKKGTVMGLMGENGAGKSTMMKCLFGTYQKDEGKITLDGREVSFSGPKDALENGIAMVHQELNQCLERNVIDNLFLGRYPVNSAGIVDEGRMKKEASELFRKLGMTVNLTQPMRNMSVSQRQMCEIAKAMSYNAKVIVLDEPTSSLTVQEVDKLFEMMRMLKEQGISLIYISHKMDEIFEICDEISVLRDGNLVMTKSSKETDMNELIAAMVGRSLENRFPPVDNEPKDVVLSVQHLSTKFEPHLQDISFDVREGEIFGLYGLVGAGRTELLETIFGIRTRAAGRVYFNNKLMNFNSAKEAMDHGFALITEERKANGLFLKCDLTFNTTIANLPQYKSGLALSDTKMVKATANEIKIMHTKCMGPDDMISSLSGGNQQKVIFGKWLERSPQVFMMDEPTRGIDVGAKYEIYELIIQMAKQGKTVIVVSSEMPEILGITNRIGVMSNGHLSGIVNTKETNQEELLRLSAKYL, from the coding sequence ATGGCAGATAAGAAAGATGAAGTTGTCTTATCCATACGCAATATGAGTAAATCCTTTGGCCGAAACAGAGTTCTGGATCACATCAATCTCGATGTGAAAAAGGGAACCGTTATGGGTCTTATGGGTGAAAATGGCGCCGGTAAGTCAACAATGATGAAATGTCTTTTTGGTACTTATCAGAAAGATGAAGGAAAGATTACTCTGGACGGCAGAGAAGTCAGCTTTTCAGGACCAAAAGATGCTCTGGAAAACGGAATTGCCATGGTTCATCAGGAATTGAACCAGTGTCTGGAAAGAAACGTCATTGACAATCTTTTCCTGGGACGATATCCCGTAAATTCCGCAGGTATCGTTGATGAAGGACGAATGAAAAAAGAAGCTTCTGAGCTTTTCAGAAAGCTGGGCATGACAGTAAACCTGACGCAGCCTATGCGGAATATGTCTGTATCCCAGAGGCAGATGTGCGAAATTGCGAAAGCAATGTCTTATAATGCAAAGGTAATTGTTCTTGATGAACCGACCTCTTCTCTGACCGTACAGGAAGTAGACAAGTTGTTTGAAATGATGAGAATGTTAAAGGAGCAGGGAATTTCCCTGATTTATATTTCTCATAAAATGGACGAGATTTTTGAAATCTGTGATGAAATTTCTGTTCTTCGAGATGGTAATCTGGTTATGACAAAAAGCTCAAAGGAAACAGATATGAATGAGCTGATTGCAGCCATGGTTGGACGTTCTCTGGAAAATCGTTTCCCGCCGGTAGATAATGAACCCAAGGACGTTGTTTTATCTGTTCAGCACTTATCTACAAAATTCGAGCCTCATTTGCAGGATATTTCCTTTGATGTGCGGGAGGGCGAAATTTTCGGACTTTACGGACTGGTTGGTGCGGGACGTACAGAGCTTTTGGAAACTATTTTCGGTATTCGTACCAGAGCAGCAGGCCGTGTTTATTTTAACAACAAGCTGATGAACTTCAACAGTGCAAAGGAAGCAATGGATCATGGATTTGCGTTGATTACAGAGGAAAGAAAAGCAAATGGCTTATTCCTGAAATGTGACCTGACCTTTAATACCACTATTGCAAACCTGCCTCAGTATAAGTCCGGTCTGGCTCTTTCTGATACCAAGATGGTAAAAGCAACAGCCAATGAAATTAAAATCATGCATACAAAATGTATGGGACCTGATGATATGATTTCCAGTCTTTCCGGCGGTAATCAGCAGAAGGTTATTTTCGGAAAATGGCTGGAACGCAGTCCTCAGGTGTTCATGATGGACGAGCCTACCAGAGGAATTGACGTTGGTGCAAAATATGAAATTTATGAGCTGATTATTCAGATGGCAAAGCAGGGAAAGACAGTAATTGTTGTTTCTTCAGAGATGCCGGAAATCCTGGGTATTACAAATCGTATTGGTGTCATGTCGAACGGACATCTTTCCGGAATTGTAAATACAAAAGAAACAAATCAGGAAGAACTTTTAAGACTCAGCGCAAAATACCTATAA
- a CDS encoding sugar ABC transporter substrate-binding protein, which produces MKKDKKMFILIEAVLGSLVLVLAFVMLQEKNEKEKQKIAVIIENSDDNQWAGLKYGLKKAAEDRDVELSVTSTGPTLTAKEQEKLIRQEVEGGADAVILQPVVDRDTEKMLQEAERELPVMLIGENPVKRKESTEIPVVRPDNYAMGRKLAEELLKDYNGHLKGKSLGILNREKESEDIKQRKKGFEEGIKGKGAEFVWSYFIAADHEAAEDLEKQPEVDFVIAFDDDSLTAAGNCAASNNLHGALVYGIGHSTEAVYYLDTGAAECLAVPDEFQIGYQSLITLLEQMEQPFKERNSHEISYAVIRRENLFSRENQEILYTMSQ; this is translated from the coding sequence ATGAAGAAGGATAAGAAAATGTTTATTCTCATAGAGGCGGTTTTGGGGAGTCTGGTGCTTGTACTGGCTTTTGTCATGCTGCAGGAGAAGAACGAAAAAGAGAAGCAAAAAATAGCTGTGATTATAGAAAACTCCGATGACAACCAATGGGCAGGGCTTAAATACGGATTGAAAAAGGCGGCAGAGGACAGAGATGTGGAGCTGTCTGTTACCAGCACAGGGCCTACACTTACGGCAAAAGAACAGGAAAAGCTTATCAGACAGGAAGTAGAAGGCGGTGCAGATGCAGTAATCCTGCAGCCTGTTGTGGACCGGGATACCGAAAAAATGCTGCAGGAGGCAGAGCGAGAACTTCCTGTTATGCTTATAGGTGAAAACCCTGTAAAGCGAAAAGAAAGCACAGAGATTCCCGTTGTCCGACCGGATAATTATGCTATGGGAAGAAAGCTGGCAGAGGAGCTTCTGAAGGATTACAACGGACATTTAAAAGGAAAAAGTCTGGGAATTTTAAACAGAGAAAAGGAGTCCGAGGATATCAAACAGAGAAAAAAGGGATTTGAAGAAGGTATCAAGGGAAAAGGAGCAGAGTTTGTCTGGTCGTATTTTATAGCAGCAGACCATGAGGCAGCGGAGGATTTGGAAAAACAGCCGGAAGTGGATTTTGTGATTGCCTTTGATGATGACAGCCTGACCGCAGCGGGAAACTGTGCGGCTTCCAACAATCTGCATGGAGCCCTGGTCTATGGAATCGGTCACTCTACAGAAGCTGTGTATTATCTGGATACCGGCGCTGCAGAATGTCTGGCTGTTCCGGACGAATTTCAGATAGGATATCAGAGCCTTATAACCCTTTTAGAGCAAATGGAACAGCCCTTCAAAGAACGGAACAGCCATGAAATTTCCTATGCTGTTATAAGAAGGGAAAATCTGTTTTCCAGAGAAAATCAGGAAATTCTGTATACCATGAGTCAGTAG
- a CDS encoding response regulator, producing MDKYTVLLVDDEEEVIQVIMKKIDWEGLGFSVIGYANNGVRALEMVEEAQPDVVMTDIKMPYMDGMELAGHIRADFPATKILLFTGFDEFEYAKEAVHLEVEEYILKPVNSLELTEVFTKLKKKLDQEISEKRNAESLRKYYLDSLPLLQANFYSTLIEGRIPENQLEQYLQDYQIELPGPFFCCLVIHTSSSGIPEGMNPMLLSASVEKQAKERLEEKWRAKSFSYLANTILLAQLSEESEISELTDECDRFCRYVHRIIGGNVTVGIGQVCQNISELAQSYISAREAVSYRALYGTSRAINIREIAPHEKSTPGLGHESERSRLLKAIRLNTPTEIKSAVRDYLSSISFKEKSLQQHHIDLMELLSELCRFAANNDLTIEEFSGDMGRLYGRLLDMEPNTLEEWLCSICVSLHENLLNVRNKSTRSFVENAKDYVENHYSNEEVSLDTVCEALGVSNSYFSTIFKKETGKSFIGYLTDYRMERASRLLLETNEKSYIIGKKVGYTDPNYFSYVFKRKFGVSPSKYRTEHNQREE from the coding sequence ATGGATAAATATACGGTACTTTTGGTAGATGATGAAGAAGAGGTTATACAGGTTATTATGAAAAAAATTGACTGGGAAGGGCTGGGTTTTTCGGTGATTGGGTATGCCAACAATGGTGTGCGCGCACTGGAAATGGTGGAAGAAGCACAGCCAGACGTGGTTATGACAGATATTAAGATGCCTTATATGGACGGGATGGAACTGGCAGGGCATATCAGGGCGGATTTTCCTGCTACCAAGATTCTTTTGTTTACCGGATTTGATGAATTTGAATATGCGAAAGAAGCGGTGCATCTGGAGGTAGAGGAATATATATTAAAGCCTGTGAATTCTCTGGAGCTTACGGAGGTATTTACAAAACTAAAGAAAAAACTGGACCAGGAAATCAGCGAAAAAAGAAACGCAGAAAGCTTGAGAAAGTATTATCTGGATTCCCTTCCTCTTTTGCAGGCAAATTTTTATTCCACACTGATTGAAGGAAGAATCCCGGAAAATCAGCTGGAGCAGTATCTTCAGGATTATCAGATAGAACTTCCAGGACCTTTTTTCTGCTGCCTTGTGATTCACACCTCTTCCTCAGGTATTCCTGAGGGCATGAATCCCATGCTCTTATCCGCTTCGGTTGAAAAACAGGCAAAGGAACGTCTGGAAGAGAAATGGAGAGCAAAAAGCTTTTCTTACCTGGCAAATACTATTTTGCTTGCACAGCTTTCTGAGGAAAGTGAAATTTCCGAGCTGACAGATGAATGCGACCGTTTTTGCAGATACGTCCACCGGATTATAGGAGGGAATGTCACGGTGGGGATTGGGCAGGTTTGTCAGAATATTTCAGAATTGGCTCAATCCTATATCAGTGCAAGAGAGGCTGTTTCCTACAGAGCGCTTTATGGAACCTCCAGAGCTATTAATATCAGGGAGATTGCGCCCCACGAAAAGAGCACTCCGGGGCTTGGACATGAAAGTGAAAGATCCCGTTTGCTGAAAGCGATTCGTTTAAACACACCCACAGAGATTAAAAGTGCGGTGCGGGATTATTTAAGCAGTATATCCTTTAAGGAAAAGTCCCTTCAGCAGCACCATATTGATCTTATGGAACTTTTAAGCGAGCTTTGTCGGTTTGCGGCAAATAATGACCTTACCATTGAAGAATTTTCCGGGGATATGGGAAGACTCTATGGAAGGCTTTTGGATATGGAACCCAATACATTAGAGGAGTGGCTTTGCAGTATCTGTGTATCTCTTCACGAAAACCTGTTAAATGTGAGAAATAAGTCTACCCGGTCTTTTGTGGAAAATGCAAAGGATTATGTGGAGAATCATTACAGCAATGAAGAAGTTTCTCTTGATACGGTATGCGAAGCGCTGGGAGTATCCAATTCCTATTTTTCTACAATTTTCAAGAAGGAAACAGGAAAATCCTTTATCGGCTATCTTACAGATTATCGAATGGAGCGGGCTTCCAGGCTTTTGCTGGAAACAAACGAGAAAAGCTATATTATAGGAAAAAAAGTGGGATACACAGATCCCAATTACTTCAGCTATGTGTTTAAACGGAAATTCGGCGTATCGCCTTCTAAATACAGAACGGAGCATAACCAGCGTGAAGAATAA